The following nucleotide sequence is from Anaerolineae bacterium.
GAAATACCGACTCCTGTGTCGGAAACGGAAACTCTAACTTCTCCTTCCGCCATCTCCACTTTTATCTCCACTGAGCCTTCATCGCGATTGAACTTGATAGCATTGCTCAAAAGGTTAATGACAACCCTCCGGAGCCGGTCCTCATCGGCCGGGACGAGAGGCAACAGGGGTGGAACCGTAAGTTTTACTTTGATCCTGCGGGAATCGGCCTGAGGGCGCAGAATGGCCACACATTCCTCAAGGAGCTGTCGCAGCTGCACCGGTTTTTTGTTTATCTTAGCCCGTCCCGATTCTAACCTCACCAGGTCAAGGAAATCGTTCACGAGGCTGGAAAGCCGTGCTGCTTCCCGGTGGATGGTTTCCAGAAAACGCCTCTTGGTGGCAGGATCAAATTCATGGCTCAGCATGAGCTGGCTGTAGCCCATTATGGCCGTGAGAGGTGTGCGCAACTCGTGCACCAGGTCCGATATAAAGTCGCTCTGCTGGAAGAGGCGGGCGTTTTCTATGGCCACAGCCGCCTGGGCAGCCAGAATCTCCAGAAGCCTGACATCCTCTTGGCTGAAGGGTTTCCCTCCCCTCTTATTGAGAACTTCCAGGGCTCCTATTACCATATCCTTGACCTTCAACGGCACCCCTAAGATGGAACGGGTCTGAAAATGGGTTAAGGCGTCCACGAGGCCGTAGAAGCCTGGATCAGCCTTCACATCCTCCACAATTACCGGATTGCCTTCCTGAACTATCCTTCCAGCAATGCTCCCCTCAAGAGGCACCGGTATCCCCAGCAGAGAATCTGCTCTGACCCCCGTAGCTGCTTCAAAGTAAAGGGTTCTGGTCTTCCGATCCAGAAGGAGGATGGAGCTGGCTTCAGTATCCGTAAGTTCGGTGGCCAGGCGGACGATCTTCCCCAGGAGGTCGCGGAGGTAGAGGGTGGAACTAAGCTCAAGGCTTATCTCTAATAGCCTTTCCAGACGCTTTATTTTTTCTTCCATCACAGCACCGCAAACTCAAGCCCTTTGGGAGAACGGGTCAATATTTCCACTCCGTCCTCCCTGACCAGAACTACGTCCTCAATTCGGACCCCTCCCCAGCCGGGAAGGTATATTCCGGGCTCCACGGTTATGACGTTTCCCGATTGCAGGATATCCCCGGAGGCCTTCCCCACCGTAGGCTTTTCATGGACATTAAGCCCTATTCCGTGGCCCAGGCCATGGCCGAAGTGGGGCCCGTATCCGGCCTTTTCAATTACCCTGCGAGCGATGGAATCGGCCCGGCGAGCCCGCATTCCAGCTTTTATAGCCCTTTCAGCCTTATCCTGGGCTTTGAGGACAACGGAGTAAACCTCCCGAAAGCGCTCATCAGCCCTGCCCAGGACAACGGTCCGGGTGAGATCCGAGCAGTAGCCATCCACCACACAGCCGATGTCAATCACAACAGGTTCGCCTTCTTTAATAATTCGGTCAGAGGCCCTAGCATGAGGTAAAGCCCCGTTGGGCCCCGAAGCCACAATCAAATCAAAAGCCACTTTATCCGCTCCATGGGTTCGCATGAAGTGCTCAATCTCCCAGGCAGCTTCCTTCTCGCTCATACCAGGGCGGAGGACCTGACATATGTGATGGAAGGCTTCGTCGGCCAAGGATACTGCCCTGCGGATGGTCTGGATTTCCTGTGGGGATTTCACACTCCGGATTTTACCCACGATATCCTCGCAGGGCACCCATTTGACTTTACGGGTCAGCCTGCGCCATTTCCTGTATTCTTCCACAGTAAGATAGGGGCTTTCAAAGCCCAGGACTTTCACCTTCGCTTCATCCAGCATCTTCGGGAGGACATCGGCAAACTGCTTTTCCACTTTGACCAGCACGAAACTAGGGCACTCCCGCGCTACCTGCTCGTAATAACGGAAATCGGTGGCGATGTAAGCGGAATCGGGGGTGATGAGAAGGACTCCTGCGGAACCGGTAAAACCCGAAAGGTAGCGGCGGTTCTCAGGGTTAGTTACCAGGAAGCCATCAAGGCCCCTGGAGGCGATAAATTCTCTGAGTTTCTGTAGGCCCATTCTTACCTCCGCCTCTGTGAAACTCAGGCCTCCACTGCCCTCACAGTTTTACTATAAGCCTTTATCCGCCATTTGTCAACGAAGGCTCTCTCAGAGTGAGTGAGTCCCCTTCACTTCGTGCGCGAGCCAAGGTTTTTGCCTTCTTTCCTGGAGAAGTGTATAATTGACCTGGCCGCCTGAAGAGGGCTGTTTCCCTGAGGAGAAATTTCTATGGGGACGAAAATTCTGGCAATTACCAAGAATCCTGACATTTTTTCTAAAATTTTTCCGTCGCTGATGAAATCCGGATACGAGGTCCTTTTTTCCTCTCCCTCTTCCGATGAGATGTGTCGGAAGCTTCGGGAGAAGCCGGATATCATCTTTGTGGACGCTCTGTCCCTGAACCTGGTCTGGTTGAGGGATGTTTCAACGTTTATAAAGAATAAAGCTTACATGCTCCCCGTTCTTCTCCTCACCTCCAAAGGAAAGCATGTCCCCATAGAAGCCGACGAGGTTATCTATGAGCCGATAACCTGGCGGAAGCTATTCCCCCGTTTGAGGAAACTGGTGGGAACTAAAAGGTTCCTTAAGAGCGGGGAGGTTACCCTTGATTTGCTCCAGCGGATGTTGATCGTGGGAGGGAAAGAACACCACCTGACCCCCAAGCTGGCCCAGCTTTTGGAAATCTTCATGCGGAACCGGGGGAAGATCCTCACCAGGCCCTACCTCATCAAAAAGGTGTGGAACACCGATTACGTGGATGACACCCGTACCCTGGATGTCCACATCTGCTGGCTCCGCAGGCTGCTTCCGGAAAATTACCTTAAAACCGTCAAAAAAATAGGCTACAAATTTGATGTCCCATCAGCTGAAGATTAGGATCCTGGTATTTGCAAGTGGGTTCGTCTCCCTGGGAGTTGAGATAACCGCTGCCAGGCTCATGGAGAGACATCTGGGCTCAACCCTGTGGGCCTGGTCCACTCTGATTGGCCTTGTCCTTAGTTATCTTTCTCTGGGATACCTGCTGGGGGGCAGGCTCGCCGATAGATACCCATATCCAGCGTTGCTTTACCGCATTGCTTTCTTAGCAGGCCTTTGCACCGGGCTCATACCCATTGCCTCACCGGTACTTTTCGCTCTGGCTCACTCCTCAGGCCCGGCAGGAAAATTTCCGGATTTAATCTCCATTGCTGTCTTCTTTCTGGGAATGGCTTTCCTGCTTTTACCCCCTGTCACCCTCATGGGCGCCATAGGCCCTTTCGCTCTCAGGCTATCCATCCGCCACGTTGGTGAGACCGGGAAAATAGGGGGGGCCATCTTCGCTCTTTCAACCACAGGAAGCATCCTCGGCACCATCGTCCCCCCCTTTCTTCTGATACCCTTCCTGGGGACAACAAGAACGTTCCTGGTCCTGGCTTTCATCCTTATGGTAACATCTCTGCTGGGGATTGTTCCCGGTGCAAGGGGGCGAACTTTTTTCTATTTAGCCCTTATAGCGGCAGTTATTCCTCTTGGTCTGGAGGCTAAAATCGTCCCCCCCTTTCACGGCCAGATCCTTTTTGAAGGAGAATCACCGTATAATTACGTGTGGGTAATCCGGATGGGCCACGATGTCTACCTGCTCCTCAACGAAGGGTTGGGAGTTCAATCCGTTTACAACCCCGAAGAGGTGCTTACGGGAGGAATCTGGGATTATTTCCTGGTAGCCCCCCTCTTCAATCAGCCGCCATTTTCTCCTTCTCAGGTGAGAAGTCTCTGCCTGATAGGGCTGGCCGGTGGCACTATCTCCAGGCTTTACACGACCGTTTATGGCCCAATTCCTATAGACGGAATAGAGATAGACCCTCTGGTGGTGGAAGTAGCTAAGAAATTCATGGCTCTGGAAAGCCCCAACCTCAACATTATAGTGGACGATGGCCGCCGTTACCTCACCCGCTCCAGCAAGCTCTATGATGTAATAGCCGTTGATGCCTATCGCCCTCCATACATCCCCTTCCACCTCACCACCAGGGAATTCTTCCTGGAGGTTAAGAAACATCTGAGCCCTGGAGGAGTCCTGGCTATAAATGTCGCACACCCACCCCACGATTACCGCCTGGTCAATGCTATCGCCGCAACGGTCGCCTCGGTGTTCCCGAGCGTTTATGTGATTGATGAGCCCCCCGGCGATCACCCCGTGGCTAACTCTCTGGTGGTGGGAACCGCTTCCAGAACTCGTCCAGAAAATTTCGCCATTAACCTGGCTTTCGTGGAAAATCCATACCTGTTGCAAGTTGCGAAGAGGGCCCTAACCGGGTTAAAAGTTTTCACAGGGGGAAGCAGCATTCTAACGGACGACCACGCACCAGTGGAACATCTCACCCATATGGCAATCCTGGATTACATAAGGGGGCAGAGATGAAAGGGCAGAAGACAGGGGTTGCAGACCTTCCCCTGCACTGGGGGGAAGTGCCACGCTGGTTGTTCCAGAGGATGGC
It contains:
- a CDS encoding GAF domain-containing sensor histidine kinase, which gives rise to MEEKIKRLERLLEISLELSSTLYLRDLLGKIVRLATELTDTEASSILLLDRKTRTLYFEAATGVRADSLLGIPVPLEGSIAGRIVQEGNPVIVEDVKADPGFYGLVDALTHFQTRSILGVPLKVKDMVIGALEVLNKRGGKPFSQEDVRLLEILAAQAAVAIENARLFQQSDFISDLVHELRTPLTAIMGYSQLMLSHEFDPATKRRFLETIHREAARLSSLVNDFLDLVRLESGRAKINKKPVQLRQLLEECVAILRPQADSRRIKVKLTVPPLLPLVPADEDRLRRVVINLLSNAIKFNRDEGSVEIKVEMAEGEVRVSVSDTGVGISPEEIPHIFEKFYRGRAEGEVPGSGLGLSIARQIVEAHGGKIWVESTLDQGSTFTFSIPLGGSQ
- a CDS encoding Xaa-Pro peptidase family protein, coding for MGLQKLREFIASRGLDGFLVTNPENRRYLSGFTGSAGVLLITPDSAYIATDFRYYEQVARECPSFVLVKVEKQFADVLPKMLDEAKVKVLGFESPYLTVEEYRKWRRLTRKVKWVPCEDIVGKIRSVKSPQEIQTIRRAVSLADEAFHHICQVLRPGMSEKEAAWEIEHFMRTHGADKVAFDLIVASGPNGALPHARASDRIIKEGEPVVIDIGCVVDGYCSDLTRTVVLGRADERFREVYSVVLKAQDKAERAIKAGMRARRADSIARRVIEKAGYGPHFGHGLGHGIGLNVHEKPTVGKASGDILQSGNVITVEPGIYLPGWGGVRIEDVVLVREDGVEILTRSPKGLEFAVL
- a CDS encoding response regulator transcription factor, which produces MGTKILAITKNPDIFSKIFPSLMKSGYEVLFSSPSSDEMCRKLREKPDIIFVDALSLNLVWLRDVSTFIKNKAYMLPVLLLTSKGKHVPIEADEVIYEPITWRKLFPRLRKLVGTKRFLKSGEVTLDLLQRMLIVGGKEHHLTPKLAQLLEIFMRNRGKILTRPYLIKKVWNTDYVDDTRTLDVHICWLRRLLPENYLKTVKKIGYKFDVPSAED
- a CDS encoding fused MFS/spermidine synthase, giving the protein MSHQLKIRILVFASGFVSLGVEITAARLMERHLGSTLWAWSTLIGLVLSYLSLGYLLGGRLADRYPYPALLYRIAFLAGLCTGLIPIASPVLFALAHSSGPAGKFPDLISIAVFFLGMAFLLLPPVTLMGAIGPFALRLSIRHVGETGKIGGAIFALSTTGSILGTIVPPFLLIPFLGTTRTFLVLAFILMVTSLLGIVPGARGRTFFYLALIAAVIPLGLEAKIVPPFHGQILFEGESPYNYVWVIRMGHDVYLLLNEGLGVQSVYNPEEVLTGGIWDYFLVAPLFNQPPFSPSQVRSLCLIGLAGGTISRLYTTVYGPIPIDGIEIDPLVVEVAKKFMALESPNLNIIVDDGRRYLTRSSKLYDVIAVDAYRPPYIPFHLTTREFFLEVKKHLSPGGVLAINVAHPPHDYRLVNAIAATVASVFPSVYVIDEPPGDHPVANSLVVGTASRTRPENFAINLAFVENPYLLQVAKRALTGLKVFTGGSSILTDDHAPVEHLTHMAILDYIRGQR